The genomic region AAAATCTGCTTCACCTAAGCCATTCCAAACCTCTAATGCCACTTCCTGACATTGAGCGATGGACACAAACGGACGACGCGCCACCATGCCCTCAATCCAACGGGAAGAAGTACAGCAGTTCTCAAACGCAAAACGCGCATCCTCCTCCGACAGATTATTTAGCTGACTCAAGGTGTAGGTTAGCTCGCTCATACAGGAAAACCCCAAAGGCGAAGTCTGCTAATCCCACCATCTGGATACATCTTGATACGCACATGAGTAAAGGCCGCTTCACCACTGACCAATTCGTCTTTAAAAGTATGCTCACGGTCTTCGTACAACTTGGTTCGACCTATGATTGGCTGCCAATTGATGTCGGCGTTGTTTTTCGTAGTAAGGGTTGCCGCACTCTCGCCACCCTCTTGATTCACAGAAAGTGCATCCGCATGGGCATCGGCTTTCAGCATCTCGATGTCTTTGGCTTGCGCTTCGGTTAATACCGCACCTTCGATAGAGAAGGCATCCGGGTAGTTACCTTTAAAGTGACAGGTATCCACAAGAATCTTTTGGATCGAACCTTTCGCCGCCAATTGAAGAATGTACCAATCGTTATCACGATCTACCGTTGCATCACCAATGGCACGACGACGTTTGGTTTCCCAACCATCACCCATATTGGCGCCGCGCTCAGGCATGATCAGGTTTTCCATGTGACTGAAAAACATGTCTGAACAGACCAATGGGCGTGCACCGTTCTTGATGTAAGCAAGGTCCACCGGCTCACCTTTAAGGAACCAACCCCAATCCGGCGCGATGTCACCATACACACGCAAACGCGCCACACCACCGTCTGGGTAGATATGGAAACGAACGTGCGTCCAAACGCCTTCACTGTCTTCATCAACAACGGCATCAATCAGGTTTTCACTGCCTGGCTGAACTTCTGTAATTGGTACGATTTCAGTCCATTCAGTACTCTCGTCCGGCTCACCTTTGATACGACAGGCTTCCATCGAAACCTTCTGAGGTGCGTTACCCAAGAAATGATTGGTATCGGCATTAATGCCTACGATTTTGCCCTGTGCACCCAATTTAATGATGCACCAGTCGTGGTCCAAACCATCAGACGACGAACCGTCAGGGCGGAAACGACGACGGCGAGATTCCCAGCCGTCCATCCACTTACCGCGATCCGTGTATTTATCATCAATAAAAACGCCACGACCCGGCTTCAGCAGGTTTTCCATCTCAGCGAAGAAATCATCACTGCATGACAGGGTTTGACCACCCAAACGACGACTTGCTAAATCGGTGTATCTTTCAGAAAAGCGATTTGTTTCTACTTTCAATGACATCAGTTCTACCTACTCATAACCCTAGATGAGATAGCCCCTAGATAAGAGCTGTCTTTAATTTCTACTATTTCAATTTCGCACTTGGCGCTTAATTCAAGAGCAAGATCACTATCTGTTTTCTGAAACAGCAGCATGGATGCTGCGGTAGTTCAGAGGCACATGGATGTGCCTTCTGAACGGTGAAAGAAAATACGATAGAATCTTGCTCAGCAAATATGTCGGGAAGTTCAAAGCAACTTTCTGTCGACGTTTAAAAAAGAATTAACTTTTAACCGTCGTATTCTTTATGGTTTCATTCTTAACAGTAAGCACCGCACCTTGCCCTTCCGTGTTGACCTCAGCACCTAACTCGCTGCCCAGCTCTTGCTTAATATCTTTCCAGGCCAGCCCACGTTTTTGTTGCGTCACCTTGCCATCGTTTTCAATGGCAATGAGTTCACCGGCGATGGACACGGCCACTTCCATCGGAAGTTTGCCCGGCACTTCACTCAAGCCAACCGGGCATTTGATCTGGTTAATTTCATCCAATGAAAAGCCGCGATGTTCAAGGCGCTTAACGAAACGCTGAGCTTTGGTGTCCGAACCGATCAGCCCAACATGACGCAATGCGTTACCGGCTTGCAGACGCTTCAACGCCGCCACACATAATTCATAATCTAACTGATGATTATGAGTCAGAATCAACACGTCCGCTCCTTCCGGCAAGGTAGCAATCTCACCACAAGGATCGTCCGTGACGACTTTGGAAACATTGGCAGGCACAGACGCAGGAAACTCCTCTTCACGAGAATCCACCCACGTCACTTTGCATGGCAGACCAGAAAGAATCGACACCAAAGACTTCGCCACATGACCGGCACCAAACAGACCAATGTTGAACTGACAACCGGCAAAGGTTTCCACCAACACCGTGGCACTGCCGCCGCAGCACTGACCTAAAGAAGCACCTAAAGGAAAATGCTGGATTTCTTGAACAGAACGACCTTCGGCAATCATTTCACGGGCTTTGTTGGTCACCACAAATTCGAGATGACCACCCCCAATGGTGTCGAAGGTAGCATCACCGGTAATGACCATTTTGGAGCCCTGATCCCTTGGCGTAGAACCTGTGCATCCCAAGACCGTAAT from Litoribrevibacter albus harbors:
- the xdhC gene encoding xanthine dehydrogenase accessory protein XdhC; this translates as MKAFDDGSFESNRFENKKFSPAMKWFDAIQHCQQSGVAYALITVLGCTGSTPRDQGSKMVITGDATFDTIGGGHLEFVVTNKAREMIAEGRSVQEIQHFPLGASLGQCCGGSATVLVETFAGCQFNIGLFGAGHVAKSLVSILSGLPCKVTWVDSREEEFPASVPANVSKVVTDDPCGEIATLPEGADVLILTHNHQLDYELCVAALKRLQAGNALRHVGLIGSDTKAQRFVKRLEHRGFSLDEINQIKCPVGLSEVPGKLPMEVAVSIAGELIAIENDGKVTQQKRGLAWKDIKQELGSELGAEVNTEGQGAVLTVKNETIKNTTVKS
- the alc gene encoding allantoicase: MSLKVETNRFSERYTDLASRRLGGQTLSCSDDFFAEMENLLKPGRGVFIDDKYTDRGKWMDGWESRRRRFRPDGSSSDGLDHDWCIIKLGAQGKIVGINADTNHFLGNAPQKVSMEACRIKGEPDESTEWTEIVPITEVQPGSENLIDAVVDEDSEGVWTHVRFHIYPDGGVARLRVYGDIAPDWGWFLKGEPVDLAYIKNGARPLVCSDMFFSHMENLIMPERGANMGDGWETKRRRAIGDATVDRDNDWYILQLAAKGSIQKILVDTCHFKGNYPDAFSIEGAVLTEAQAKDIEMLKADAHADALSVNQEGGESAATLTTKNNADINWQPIIGRTKLYEDREHTFKDELVSGEAAFTHVRIKMYPDGGISRLRLWGFPV